A portion of the Bacteroides faecium genome contains these proteins:
- a CDS encoding SusC/RagA family TonB-linked outer membrane protein → MRRKIHFLLFLFLCMASIPLAAQDIEVKGVVTEATTNEPLPGVTVRVKGKDIGTVTDADGRYSVKADKGSTLIFSTIGMKQIERAVTSGAPINVAMEEDNIALDQVVVIGYGTVKKSHLSGAVSSVSAKELNGQVASNAATALQGKIPGVSVASSSGDPNGTMTVNVRGISSLSNNNPLYVIDGSFGDIGMVDPNDISSIEVLKDAAAAAIYGSRAAGGVVLITTKSGRKDMPTKLDVNFFTGFSQAPKTLKVFNGEEYSRFARYYRLAGDGYGSENGATPFIGEGTDWQDVMLRTAMTYKANATISGGSKNGSYSSSVSYLNKEGILRNTDHESYNIRLKSDYSFLNNRLTIGESMIVNLTKGSGYIHQDTMFDIFQFPSVVPVYDSTNSGGWGTSNDINLPNPLAEMTVNDERTETTRIFLNAYLQAEIIKGLKYKLNVGIRKEHTKYRKYTDAYDLGTFGKNDKPDLEEKSSTWESWVLENTLNYDRTFNKHNLSLLAGYSAQKDKSHSLYGKNSDMPQFIETMPGNVDPSNLKASSSLNELALVSLFGRVMYSYDDRYLFSASIRRDGSSRFKKGHQYGAFPSASIGWNINREKFFKPLENVFDQLKLRFSYGKLGNQEMTSYYPTQSVVSDGMNYVSNNSPWFGSMPYVQAISPANLTWENTETYNIGLDVSLLNGQLTFTADAYIKNTNDVLLPIPSTASTGISGNSIQNAGQVRNKGFEFAVNYRGSIKEKFTYYIGANIAADKNEVTKITLGGQNLMISGYSAHGAGGRGINMFAEGHSMSYFNLIETDGLFRSAEEIANYKNKDGELIQPGAQVGDVRYKDWNGDGKINTDDQHDVGSPFPDFTFGIRLGGEWNNFDFNLFFDGMVGNKIYNYPRYRLESGNFNGNMSTVLANSWRPDNQNTDIPRFSKTDGADNKWAYSDRWLEDGSYMRLKTLDIGYTLPKSLTKKVKLENVRIYTSMENLFTLTKYSGYTPDLGESSVAGVSYNVFSRGIDQGRYPLPRTISFGIQVNL, encoded by the coding sequence ATGAGAAGAAAAATTCATTTCTTACTATTCTTATTTCTCTGCATGGCTAGTATTCCACTGGCAGCCCAAGACATTGAAGTGAAAGGAGTAGTAACAGAAGCTACAACAAATGAACCTTTACCCGGAGTCACGGTAAGAGTTAAAGGCAAAGACATCGGCACGGTAACAGACGCGGACGGCAGATACTCCGTCAAGGCAGACAAAGGGAGTACGCTGATATTCTCAACAATAGGTATGAAACAAATAGAAAGAGCCGTTACATCCGGAGCACCCATCAATGTCGCGATGGAAGAAGATAATATCGCTCTTGACCAAGTAGTAGTGATCGGTTACGGTACAGTAAAGAAAAGCCATCTCTCGGGTGCTGTAAGTTCGGTCAGCGCGAAAGAGCTTAACGGGCAAGTGGCTTCCAATGCCGCGACGGCACTACAAGGGAAGATTCCCGGAGTATCAGTGGCAAGTTCCAGTGGCGACCCTAATGGGACTATGACAGTAAACGTCCGTGGTATCAGTTCGTTATCCAACAACAATCCGCTTTATGTAATTGACGGCTCGTTTGGCGACATCGGTATGGTCGATCCTAACGACATCTCCTCTATCGAGGTGTTGAAAGATGCTGCCGCAGCAGCCATTTACGGTTCACGCGCAGCAGGTGGCGTTGTATTAATCACGACCAAAAGCGGAAGGAAAGACATGCCGACCAAATTGGATGTCAACTTCTTCACAGGTTTCAGCCAGGCTCCCAAGACACTGAAAGTTTTTAATGGGGAAGAATATAGCCGTTTCGCACGTTACTATCGTCTGGCAGGCGACGGTTACGGTTCGGAGAACGGAGCAACGCCTTTCATTGGCGAAGGCACTGACTGGCAAGATGTAATGCTACGCACTGCCATGACTTACAAAGCTAATGCCACCATCAGCGGCGGTTCAAAAAACGGTTCGTACAGTTCGTCTGTAAGTTATCTCAATAAAGAAGGTATATTACGCAATACAGACCATGAGTCTTACAATATCCGTTTGAAAAGCGATTATTCTTTCTTGAATAACCGATTGACAATAGGTGAATCTATGATTGTAAACTTAACCAAAGGAAGCGGGTATATTCATCAGGATACCATGTTCGACATCTTCCAGTTTCCGTCGGTAGTACCGGTATATGATTCTACAAATTCGGGTGGTTGGGGTACTTCCAACGATATAAACCTGCCTAACCCACTGGCTGAAATGACAGTGAATGACGAACGGACTGAAACGACCCGGATCTTCCTCAATGCTTATTTGCAAGCAGAAATCATCAAAGGATTAAAATATAAGCTGAATGTAGGTATCCGGAAAGAACATACCAAATACCGCAAATATACGGATGCGTATGATTTAGGAACCTTCGGTAAGAATGATAAGCCCGACTTGGAAGAAAAGTCATCGACTTGGGAATCGTGGGTATTGGAGAACACGTTGAATTACGACCGTACATTCAATAAGCACAATCTGTCACTTCTTGCAGGTTACTCGGCACAGAAAGACAAGAGCCACAGCCTGTATGGAAAGAACAGCGATATGCCTCAATTTATAGAAACAATGCCGGGCAATGTGGATCCTTCCAACCTGAAAGCATCCAGTAGCCTGAATGAACTGGCATTAGTATCCCTGTTCGGACGTGTAATGTACTCCTATGACGACCGTTATTTATTCTCTGCGTCTATCCGTCGCGACGGTTCGTCACGCTTCAAGAAAGGACATCAATATGGCGCATTCCCGTCCGCTTCTATCGGATGGAATATCAACCGTGAGAAGTTCTTTAAACCGTTGGAAAATGTATTCGACCAGTTAAAGTTACGTTTTAGCTACGGTAAACTCGGTAATCAGGAAATGACCAGCTATTATCCTACGCAGAGTGTCGTTTCGGACGGAATGAACTATGTATCGAACAATTCGCCGTGGTTTGGCTCCATGCCTTATGTACAGGCTATTTCACCCGCCAATCTGACGTGGGAAAATACGGAGACTTACAACATCGGTCTGGATGTCAGCCTATTGAACGGGCAATTGACTTTCACTGCGGATGCGTACATTAAAAATACGAATGATGTATTGCTTCCTATTCCTTCGACCGCCTCTACAGGTATTAGCGGGAACTCTATTCAGAATGCAGGTCAGGTACGGAATAAAGGATTTGAATTTGCGGTGAATTACCGTGGTTCCATTAAGGAAAAGTTCACTTATTATATAGGCGCCAATATCGCTGCTGATAAGAATGAAGTGACCAAGATTACATTAGGCGGTCAGAATCTGATGATTTCCGGTTATAGCGCACACGGTGCCGGTGGTCGTGGTATCAATATGTTTGCCGAAGGTCATTCTATGTCATACTTCAACTTGATTGAAACAGACGGTTTGTTCCGTTCGGCAGAAGAGATTGCCAACTACAAGAACAAGGACGGCGAACTTATCCAGCCCGGAGCACAAGTGGGTGACGTACGTTACAAAGACTGGAACGGTGACGGCAAGATTAATACAGACGACCAGCATGATGTAGGAAGTCCTTTCCCCGATTTTACTTTCGGTATCAGACTGGGTGGCGAGTGGAATAACTTCGACTTCAACCTGTTCTTCGACGGAATGGTAGGCAACAAAATCTATAACTACCCACGCTACCGCCTGGAATCAGGAAACTTCAACGGAAATATGAGCACTGTATTGGCCAACTCATGGAGACCGGACAATCAGAATACCGACATTCCACGCTTCTCCAAGACAGATGGCGCGGATAACAAGTGGGCATATAGCGACAGATGGCTGGAAGATGGTTCATATATGCGTCTGAAAACACTGGATATTGGTTATACACTACCCAAAAGCCTGACTAAGAAGGTAAAACTTGAAAATGTAAGAATATACACTTCTATGGAAAACCTGTTCACACTGACCAAATACTCGGGCTATACTCCCGACTTGGGTGAAAGTTCTGTTGCAGGCGTCAGTTACAACGTATTCTCGAGAGGTATCGACCAGGGACGTTATCCATTGCCGCGTACAATCTCATTCGGAATACAAGTTAACCTGTAA
- a CDS encoding RagB/SusD family nutrient uptake outer membrane protein: MKRNWLSYMCMAALLTGTLTSCNESSFLNLSDPNYFTESNFWKDKADAESALAAAYSPIKGAMYGYFGAFDGWLNLNGRGDDIYTIKGEEVPMWNIANFLNSPSTGNDPYGALYSGIQRANIVLRYIDQIPASGITEEDRSMIKGEALFLRGYQYFLLVNNYREVPLRLIPSNEDETNKGPASEATLWAQVEDDLGNAIKCNLPVERTTAKERVTKGAAIAMLGKVYATQHKYPEAKQLLGTLLTSPYSYELIDDFGKNFTNEEEFNKESVYEIAYSPDGEYSWSNESGICLGCYIPQFIGPVKSGGWAKLMPNSLIVGEFTKETRPGDADTKFDKRMYASLFFDAANYGDKVPNEKWYGNNYSMDDLWEGNEGKMAGGAPSFNVSGTAGKFLIKKNVAYYVDDKAPDNMGNKEGRSSNLRVMRFAEVLLLYAEACAKTNDADGANYALKLIRKRAGLQEKTFAQAELMTEIEHQCLLEFFAEGHRFDDLKRWYSVSEIQLILKANGKQGAENFQEKHLYYPIPTSELNNNTAMVQTSLWR; the protein is encoded by the coding sequence ATGAAAAGAAATTGGTTATCATATATGTGCATGGCAGCTCTTCTCACCGGAACGCTGACATCGTGCAACGAATCCAGCTTTTTGAACCTGTCAGACCCGAATTATTTCACAGAAAGTAATTTCTGGAAAGATAAAGCAGATGCGGAAAGCGCTTTGGCTGCTGCCTATTCTCCCATAAAAGGGGCTATGTACGGGTACTTCGGCGCATTTGACGGCTGGTTGAATCTGAACGGCCGTGGGGATGATATCTACACTATTAAAGGAGAAGAGGTTCCGATGTGGAATATCGCAAACTTCCTGAATTCACCGTCTACCGGCAACGACCCTTACGGAGCACTTTATTCAGGCATCCAGCGTGCCAATATCGTATTACGCTATATCGACCAGATACCGGCATCGGGCATCACTGAGGAAGACCGTTCAATGATTAAAGGCGAAGCGCTCTTTCTGCGTGGCTATCAATATTTCCTGCTGGTCAACAATTACAGGGAAGTTCCTTTGCGCCTGATACCTTCCAACGAAGATGAAACGAACAAAGGCCCTGCCAGCGAAGCTACCTTATGGGCACAGGTGGAAGACGATTTGGGCAATGCCATCAAATGTAACTTACCGGTGGAACGCACTACTGCCAAAGAGCGGGTAACGAAAGGCGCTGCTATCGCAATGTTGGGTAAAGTATATGCCACTCAGCATAAATATCCGGAAGCAAAACAGTTGTTGGGAACGTTACTGACATCTCCTTATTCTTATGAATTAATCGACGACTTCGGAAAGAACTTCACGAACGAAGAAGAATTCAACAAAGAATCCGTGTACGAAATAGCATACAGTCCCGACGGAGAATATTCCTGGAGTAATGAAAGCGGTATCTGTCTGGGTTGCTACATACCACAGTTTATCGGTCCGGTAAAATCCGGTGGATGGGCAAAACTAATGCCGAACTCTTTAATCGTAGGAGAATTTACGAAGGAAACTCGTCCGGGTGACGCGGATACCAAGTTTGACAAGCGTATGTATGCCAGTCTTTTCTTCGACGCGGCCAACTATGGCGACAAAGTGCCTAATGAGAAATGGTATGGCAATAATTATTCGATGGATGACCTTTGGGAAGGCAACGAAGGTAAAATGGCAGGCGGCGCTCCCAGTTTCAATGTCAGCGGAACAGCAGGTAAATTCCTGATTAAAAAGAACGTTGCATACTATGTGGACGATAAAGCACCGGACAACATGGGCAACAAGGAAGGAAGATCGAGCAACTTACGCGTGATGCGTTTTGCAGAAGTGCTGTTGCTTTATGCTGAAGCATGTGCCAAAACGAATGATGCGGACGGCGCCAACTACGCCTTAAAACTAATCCGCAAAAGAGCGGGACTTCAGGAAAAGACTTTTGCGCAAGCTGAGTTAATGACCGAAATCGAACATCAGTGCTTATTGGAATTCTTCGCGGAAGGTCACCGTTTTGATGATCTCAAACGCTGGTATTCTGTCAGTGAAATCCAGTTGATACTCAAGGCTAATGGAAAACAAGGTGCGGAAAACTTCCAGGAAAAACACCTGTACTATCCGATACCGACTAGTGAATTAAACAATAATACTGCGATGGTGCAAACCAGCCTATGGAGATAA
- a CDS encoding glycoside hydrolase family 30 protein, whose product MKKIYSLLFVSFLLFLGYSCEDGSLSHSDVYIPDPVEETDEDDGFSAEPTTEAVIKVQFGDGHEHQIIDGFGCAFAEWSHRIWNHMQREDVVNDLFGENGLKLNIFRGEVFPHYQNPTTNVIDFGINRTFNLAPNDPSMINDYWRDFNGSGCGEQVQLGQMWLVDILQRKYKDVKFMFSTWSPPGTMKSNGKPSGGSLKTGSGDEFADYLIDFIKAYEEKFGIDIYAISPSNEPNSSGTGWNGCSWTYGNLANFCQDNLRPALDKAGYQDMKIIFGEHSWWKAGVTFLENGLKARPELANSNIIAAAHGYTLIGNTEFVQSPLCAEKNIHLWNTETSSTDTYDPSWKNAMQWATTFHNYLAVSNLNAFVWWAGARPCTNNEALIRLEEALPGTNYERAARYYSYGQFTKFIPEGSRRVDVKTIAPEDDEEAFPKELLMTAYVKDDGTYTIVLVNNSTSKAFETKLEIEGKEFQTMIAYTSDEGVKWQRKKINPSLSGLRAITVPKFSVVTITGKMKDIEAE is encoded by the coding sequence ATGAAAAAGATATATTCATTATTATTCGTATCCTTCCTCCTATTTCTAGGATACTCCTGCGAGGACGGAAGTTTGAGTCACAGTGATGTCTACATTCCCGACCCGGTAGAAGAAACAGACGAAGACGACGGTTTCTCTGCCGAACCGACTACCGAAGCTGTCATCAAAGTACAGTTCGGAGACGGGCACGAACATCAGATTATTGATGGTTTCGGATGTGCTTTTGCCGAATGGTCACACCGTATATGGAACCATATGCAACGTGAAGATGTAGTAAACGACTTGTTTGGTGAGAACGGTTTGAAACTGAATATCTTCCGGGGCGAGGTATTTCCACACTATCAGAACCCGACTACCAATGTTATCGACTTCGGTATTAACCGCACATTCAACCTGGCTCCGAATGACCCGTCCATGATTAATGATTATTGGAGAGACTTCAACGGTTCGGGATGTGGCGAACAGGTGCAGTTGGGACAAATGTGGCTGGTGGATATTCTTCAGAGAAAATACAAAGATGTGAAGTTCATGTTCTCTACATGGAGTCCTCCCGGAACAATGAAATCCAATGGAAAACCTTCCGGCGGTAGTTTGAAAACCGGTTCGGGAGACGAATTCGCCGACTATCTGATAGACTTCATCAAGGCATACGAAGAGAAATTCGGCATTGACATTTACGCCATTTCACCATCCAACGAGCCGAACAGTAGCGGAACAGGATGGAACGGATGTAGCTGGACTTATGGTAATCTGGCCAATTTCTGCCAGGATAATCTTCGCCCGGCTTTGGACAAGGCAGGTTATCAGGATATGAAAATTATCTTCGGAGAGCATTCATGGTGGAAAGCGGGAGTCACCTTCCTCGAAAACGGTTTGAAGGCTCGCCCCGAATTAGCAAATTCAAATATCATTGCTGCCGCTCATGGATATACATTGATCGGTAACACGGAATTTGTACAATCTCCCCTCTGTGCAGAAAAGAATATTCATCTTTGGAATACGGAAACCAGTTCTACGGATACGTATGACCCATCTTGGAAAAATGCGATGCAATGGGCTACCACTTTCCACAATTACCTGGCTGTTTCCAACTTGAACGCATTTGTATGGTGGGCAGGCGCACGTCCTTGTACCAATAATGAAGCACTTATCAGACTGGAAGAAGCACTGCCCGGAACAAACTATGAAAGAGCCGCCCGCTATTACAGCTACGGACAGTTCACCAAGTTTATCCCTGAAGGCAGCCGCCGAGTGGATGTAAAAACGATTGCTCCTGAGGATGACGAGGAAGCTTTCCCTAAGGAACTGCTAATGACGGCTTACGTGAAAGACGACGGTACCTACACTATCGTATTAGTAAACAACTCTACCAGCAAGGCTTTCGAAACGAAACTGGAGATTGAAGGAAAAGAATTCCAGACGATGATTGCATATACATCAGACGAAGGTGTGAAATGGCAACGCAAGAAAATAAATCCGTCTCTTAGCGGACTGCGTGCTATCACCGTTCCTAAGTTTAGCGTTGTTACCATCACCGGTAAAATGAAAGATATTGAAGCAGAATAA